Below is a genomic region from Trichoderma asperellum chromosome 2, complete sequence.
CATTCGTCGAAGTAACATCAGTCAGTGACTGCGCCAGTGTTTGCGCCACGGGTCCTAACCCTTCTCTATTCTTTTCATTGGCAACAGTGGCTGGTGCATCTACTTGCACATGTGGAAATGCCCTCGATCCCACGACCACCGACGACATCCACAATCAGTGCAACCAGCTTTGCACATTCACTGAAAATGGCACCCCTGTCTATTGCGGTAATACCGCTGGCACGTTGGTGTCCGTCTTTGGTGCAATCTAGGTTCAGGTCGTTGTAATTGGTCGTCACCCTCTTAAACTAGAAGCTTAACATAGGATAAAACTCTTAAGCATAATATTCAAGTGTGAATTGGAGTCTATTGATAACTTATCATTTTTCGCCGCTGTGATATATCCTTGTATGTTGTAACTTCATGATGCGTGCCTCATCTAGGAGATCCACCTCAGAATAAATAGGACACTTCCCCTCTGTATCCAGTAGAAGCGTAAGTCCACATCAAGTGCACACACAGAATTGAAGAAGCATTATCTTTTTTGGAAGCAAAACTGCTACAGTCGTGTAGAGGGTCTGAATATAGATGACAAGCTTCGTAAAAGAGAGGCCCGGCATCATTACATGGGTAGATGAAAGCAGGAAGGTAATGTTCATGCTTTATATGCACATGTGCTGCTACAAAGGCGGAATTGTAATCATAATGTCAAAAGAACGATGgttactagtagtagtactcgACCTGTGTACTTAGGTACCTAGTATGGAAACGATCCACCCTGATGCAGAGTGGCCGGCAAAATATCGGCTAAAGTAGCTCAAGAGCGATGGTGCTCCTCACTTTactgcctacctagtacatATACCTAGCATTGTCATTACTGGCCACAGCTCAGCTTCATTCCTGGACCATTATCGGACATGAGTGCCTTGATTTGGAGATTTTGAATGGGCAGAGCCAAGATCTGTTCTGCTATGCACTGTTTTTGCTACTAGAACCCGCCCTTTGACTTTTTCTACCTTCTAACCACGGTCGTGAATGTTCGCCCCGACCCTGGCCATTTCTTGAAGACTCCGGGCGTAATGTCGAGCAAGGTGGCTCTGAAGGCCATCAACGAAGCCGTACGCCAACAAAAGTTTGATGAGGCTATCGAAAAGTCTCAAGAATTTTTGAAAAGGGAGCCCAAAAACCACCAGGGGTGCGGTAGTTCTTCTAACCAACAATCCCTTAGCCTCGCTCATTGCTAACTTCCTTTCAGGCATAttttcttggcttttgcGTTGGAtaagaagaataaatatgatgaagctgaagctgtaTACAAATCAGCCGCTTCACTGCGCCCTCAGGATGCGCAGGCTTGGCAGGGCCTGATTAAGCTGTACGAGAAGCAGTCGGCCAAGAAGCTGAGAGAATACCAAGATGCAGTGGTGCATCTGGCTCCAATCTTCCACCAGGCAGAAGAATTGTACAAGTGTCAGGAACTTGTTGACAAATACACTGATTTTGTACGAGTCCAAGGCGATCAGGTACAGTATGCCGATGCCCTGTGGATCAGGCTTCCCGAAAGCCCCCTCTACCCAATCCTAGAGGGCTATTTCCCCCATCCTGCCAAGACTTATGAAACCATTGCTCATATTATCGAAACTTTTGAGAAGAAGCGTATCAATACGCTCATTGGAGAACGGCGGACTAGGCTGGGCGCGAAATTGAGTGAAGTCACGCTGGAAGTGAAGCGGGAAATCTACAGTCAAAGCAAGTTGGAGCACATCTATCGACAACTCATCAACTGGACAACGGACGATGACCTGAGGCGGACTTATGAAGAAAAATTGCTTCAGTACTGCCACGACCGCATTGCTGTATTGCCTGCTGGGCCAGCCAAAGTTGAGGAGCAAGGGAAAGTTCTTGGATTGGCGAATGACATGGTCGTCATCAAGCACCCTTTCCGGCTTGCTTGGGATATTGCCATCAATTGGCAAGATAAGAAGGAGATTCGCGACTACGACATCGAAATTCTCAGGAGCTACTGCAACTTTTTCCCAGAAAGCGATTTGTACAAGATTATTACTGCATACTTAACCAGCGACTTTTCTCCTTTCGCAGCCCCCCAGCAGAGGAAGCGCAAACCCCCGCACCCGTCGAGGCAGAAACCTCTGAAGAtagcgacgaagacgatggcgGCGTGCCGACCTTTGTAGTCCCGTTAACGGAAGAAGACCGGCTACTAATGATGACTGATGGCATTGCGAGTTCTGAATCCCCCTTTGGTTATAAATTAGCGGGACAGTACTTTTTGCGATCTGGAGAATACGAGACTACCGTGGAATTGATGCGCAAGGCTATTCCGTTCCTTAATAAACAAAGGCACAAGATTGGACTGGCATATGAAAAAATGGAGGATGACTATTCCATCTGCCTAGCAACTGCCCTCATCTACTTCCAGTCTCCAAGACATCATCAAGAGGCCAAGAGCTTGTTTGATAAAATTTTGGAGCACGACAAGAGTTCAACTCCCGCCCTGATTGGCGTCGGACTCATatttgaagaggaagaagagtatGAAGAAGCCATCGACTTTCTTACTCGCGCACTGGCTCGAGATGGTTCAAATTTTCGTGTTAAGTCTGAAGCTGCTTGGGTCAAAGCTCTTAAGGGAGATTGGCAAACGGCTCGAGATGAGCTGCAGGAGTGCCTGGAACCCTTGGCAAAGCAAGGTAGTACGGCTAAAGAACTGTTGGCTGATACCCAATACCGAATCGGAATGTGCATTTGGAACATGGAGACCGATAAACAAGCtcgaaagaggagaaagggcGATTGCGCTTATGCTTACTGGCTAAATGCTCTAAACAACAACTTGAACCACGCTCCAACGTATACTAGCCTGGGTATCTTTTACAGCGACTACGCTAAAGACAAGAAGCGGGCACGGCGATGTTTCCAAAAAGCCCTAGAGCTATCGTCATCAGAGGTAACGGCTGCTGAACGTTTGGCACGCTCCTTTGCGGATGATGGCGATTGGGATCGTGTGGAGTTGGTTGCTCAGCGAATCGTCGACTCTGGCAAGGTGAAGCCCCCACCAGGGTCAAAACGTAAGGGAATAAGCTGGCCATTTGCGGCGCTGGGTGTTGCAGAGCTGAACAAACAAGAATTCCACAAGTCAATTGTCTCGTTTCAGGCAGCCCTCAGAATCTCACCAAACGATTACCATTCATGGGTCGGTCTTGGTGAATCTTATCACAGCTCTGGCCGTTACATTGCAGCCACTAAAGCCATTCTCAATGCTAAGAAATTAGAAGAAGACTCGAAAGAAGATGTCTCCGGAGATACTTGGTTTACCAATTATATGCTTGCCAACATCAAGCGTGAATTGGGCGAGTTTGACGAATCTATTACACTTTATCGAGTTGTCCTAGAGACGcatggtgatgaagaaggagTGGTTCTTGCGCTTATGCAGACCATGGTGGATAATGCTGTTACCAGCGTGGATAAGGGCCTGTTTGGAAAAGCAGTTCATCTTGCTATAGATGTCATCAAGTTTGCCTCAGAGAAAAGTGGCAGCGTGTTGGAAACTTTCAATTTTTGGAAGAGCATCGCCGAGGCTTGCTCCATCTTTACTTCAGTCCATAGCCGAGTACTGGACTTTCCCCTTGATTCTATCAAGTCACTGTTAGGGTCGGTGCCCCAAGAGGCTTTTGACGTCCTGGCCATTGTTGATAGAGTTGGCACCGACATCATCTATAAAGAGGTCGCGACGAATGATCACTTTGGTCTTGAGCTTGCCATGTGCCTACATGCAGCTATTTTGAGCTACAAGCAGGCTATCCATGTATCCTTAAACGACATCCACGCACAAGCTGTGGCTTACTACAACCTTGGATGGGCTGAGTACCGTGCTCACACTTGCCTGCCGTCACATCTACGGAAAAAGGCAAATCAATACATCAGGGCTGCAGTTAGAGCATTCAAACGCTCGATTGAGCTAGAAGCCAGCAATGCGGACTTCTGGAACGCCTTGGGGGTGGTGACAAGTGATATCAACGCAGAAATATCCCAGCACGCTTTTGTCCGGAGCTTACATTTGAATGAGCGTAGTCCCGTGGCGTGGACAAACCTTGGAACTTTGGCGCTGCTATCAGGCGATGTCAAGCTTGCCAATGAAAATTTCACAAGAGCTCAGTCAAACGATCCGGATTATGCCCATGCATGGCTTGGTCAAGGATTTGTGGCCCTGTTGTGCGGTGAAGCCAAGGAAGCCATGGGACTTTTTACTCATGCCATGGAAATTTCAGACTCTTCGTCGCTGCCTACGCGCCGTCACTATTCATCCTCGCTGTTTGACCAAATATTGACAGCTCCGCCCAACCTGAACGTGGCATCGCTAATTCAACCCCTATTTGCTGTTAACCAAGTCCAAAGCTTACGTCCTGATGATTTGGTGTTTCTACATCTTGGCACCCTTTTGCAAGAGCGGACGGGTGAACACTCTCGCGCGGTCAAGACCCTTGAGAAGATATGCGCAAAGGTGGAAGTCGACTACGAAAAGACGGAGTCTGCGGATGATCTCGCAAGATTTACACTAGCTAGAATCGATCTTGCACGAGCATTTCTCGCCTCTGGACTCTATGAGCAGGCCGTTGACTGCGGTGAAATGGCACTGCAGCTGAGTGGCGAAGAGAACGAGAACGAGTTGACGAGTGAGCAGCGCAAGAAGGCCAGGCTGTCAGCGCATTTGACTGTTGGCCTGGCACAATACTGCCTAAAGAAGTATAacgaggcagagaagagtTTCGAGTCAGCTTTGGAAGAGTCTGACAACAACCCTGATGCGACGTGCTTACTGGCTCAAGTACTATGGGCACAGGGCACCGAAGATGCAAAGGAAAAGGCTCGCGGCGCTCTTTTCGAAGTCATTGAATCGTATCCTAACCATATACAAAGCGTCCTGCTCCTCGGGGTCATTGCACTACTAGACCAAGACGAGACAAGCTTAGAAGCCGTAGTAGAAGAGCTTCAAGGCCTTCGAACGAATGACAAGGTCACCGCCACAGAGCAATCGCGCATTGGCGAAGTATTGCAAGCGGTGGCCTCCCTCGGAGAAGGCAAGACAGTCCAAGACATGATTTCGCAGGTCCAGACAGACATCATCCTCTACCCCTATCTCCCGCATGGCTGGTCTTGTCTTGCTGAGGCGGCAGGCGAAGATGGTGATTATGCCGCTCAGGTATCACTAAAGGTTGCTACAAGGGGCATTCCGCCGCGTGGTAAGCTGGAAGCGCATGGCTTGGCAAAGGCACATTCATGTACGGGCAGGGTGGCAGATGCGCAGAGAGCGGCGTTTTTGGCGCCGTGGGAGATGTCTGGATGGAATGCATTGCAAGCTGGTGTTGAGGGTATGTGATGGCAGTGATGGAAAGAGCACGGATTGTTATGAGCATTATGTCGGGGCTTGTGAAGATACAACTGTTGACAGCTATATAAACATAAAGGGGAAAGGCATTTGTACGGCACTATGATATGTATGTACTTACCGTattgaatttttttatatttcatCCAAGAAATATAGGTAAAAAGTAACAAAATAGAAAGGAGGGGGTATCATAAAACAATTTGGCATCCAGACCCAATGTTGGTCCTCATCATGGCCGGTCAGCTCCCACGCTCTCCTTCAGCCTCGCCAGCCTGCCCTCCATCCACGTCTCGTGCCAGGCGTCAACCTTGCCTCCCAACAGCGTGCAAGTCTCCGGCGTTAGAAGCACCGTCCCCCTCGCCACGAAAGCCCCAGTCTTGAGCAAGATCTTCTCCCCAATATGTGTCTTTCCAATTCCAATGCCGTTTATACGTTTCAATTCCACGGCAAAGACTCGTTTGCCCTGTCTATCCTGCAGCACCAGTCGATGCACGGCGTTTGCTCCCCCAGTAGTAGCCGGAGCAGAgggagcagctgctggccgagACGACGCCTGATTCTGGGCCGCAGAAGATCCATCCGCATCTGTCTCGCCGTCTTCGGGGGGAACCACCCTGATGACTTGTCTCCCGCGCGTACGCTCCCCGCGCTCAATGGCCTCGAGCTCTTCGACCTGCTCCCAGCGACTGAGACTCAGGTTTTCAATGTCGATGACTTGAGTGTGGATATTCTGCGCGAGCTTCGCCTCTTTTACGGCTGCGGCGTCGATGTTTGTCGGGAAAACGGGTGCTGACGGGTCgatgatggcgctgctggaggTGTTTGTCAGGTCGGATGCGAGAAGGCGCGCTTTGGCGGTTGCGAGGAGAGATGGGATTGGAGGGGGGGGCGAGCGGGTGGTTGTGAGGGTCGTGAGGAACGAttgggaggggggagggagagattGAGCGAGGATGGCGCGTCGGAGCTGGGGGACGAGGTCCATTTGAGCGAGCCTTTTTATGCTGCTTCGCCTCTTTGTGTATGGATGGGACGGAGCTGAGGTTTTGAAGCTTTGTGAAATTTCGTAGCGGGCATGCAATGACGTATGGATGGCTGAGTACCTATCGATTAGCGGGtggccaggccaggccaggcccCTGGAATTGCCGATCTTTGTAGGCGCTAGAAGCGCTGGCGTTGGGCGCTTTCTCTACATACATGGACTCCTATTCAGCAAGTGAAGTGGTCTTTGTGCAAATGTAGGTCTGCTATGGCATGGATTCATAAAATTAAGTAGATTTTTTCCTGGAATATGTCTAAGAAAAAGTTACCAAACCCTTGCTACAAGTAGCAGCTACTGTCCATATAttgaattaaaaaaaaatgtttcaTCTCATGTTATACCATCTCGAAACAGCCCACCAATAAAGGAGAAGCTCTTGTATTCCAGAGCAGCGAGGTGTATCTCTCACCAATCCCATCTTGTGTCATCGCATGAGCGCCGTTTTCCCATTATCAAACCACCAATGCAGTTCACGGCTCAGGTAAGTTTGGCTTATTGAAGTGATCTTGGTGAAGTAATGATGCGTCAGTCAAGAATCAAATCAAGATACGCCCAGTCGGTATAGGTACATTTTGAAAATGACCAAGGCGCGAATGTGTGCTGCCTCTTGATTAATATCATGAATAAGCGTATAAATATGTCTAATATGCACTACATCAATGTCAGACGAGAAACACAACCAGTGGATTTCGAATTCTTACCAACTTGGAAGTGGCGTCCTTCCGGCTGCATCTTGTGCTAATCCATGGCTTCTTTAATAACAGAAGACGCTATAATATGTCTTGTCGATATGCCTAGGAATTGGAGGTGATGAAAGGTTCAAGATATTTCAGTCTATATATGCCAGTTGGTCAGTCTTTTATAGTAGGCTGGCCCTCGGGTGTGCGCATCTCATATATGCATGCCCGCCACTTCTCTCAGATGATCTTAGGGTATTCACCCTACGTGATACAAAGACCAATCCAAGTGGTAGTGAATACGTGAGGACGATAGAACTAAATGAAAAGAATCAGCAGTTGGGACATTTACAATGGTGGGCTGTTTACGTCAAGCCGCGTAACAGCCTATTGGCTTGCTACTGTGCAGTTACATCGGCGTACTTTTATAACTAGCAGGAGACAGATAGTATAAATACACAGATAGACAATATACATAATACACCGGACCCAAGAAGGATTTTCACACCAAGGCAGTggtagtacctagtagttatAATGACAAGACCTGGTAATTATAGATGTAGTTATATCGGTAGATGCGTAAAGGCAGTAGATGTAGGTAATGAAGACAAATACGTCCGCAGCTATAGAGAGACATGAAAAATAAGCACATTTAATTCTTGCCCCATCAGCACATTGATTCATCCATCATAACACATAGAAGCTATTTATGGCGTTTGGAGATATTTATTAGTGATGCTGCCCGTGCCAGACAGTCCCGCTTATTCTGTCTGCGAACGCTTTAAGCCACTGTAACTACAGTACAGTATAGCACCCAGCCAGCACCCTAGGCCCAGTTTAGCTTCGCTAGCCAGGTCCCTGCGAGGCTGTGTTGTCACCTCCCTCAGGCCCTCAGCCTCATCTCGCATCTCTTGCTCTCCCACACTCTCcccagcatcaccaccagctTCAGCCTTCACAATGTCCACCATTGCCTCTTCCCGCAATCCTCCCGCCCCCCTGCGCCGCACCCCCTCCGGCACTCCCACGTCGTCCGCCCGCCCCTCGTCCGACATCTCCCGGTCCACCGTGACCTCTCCTGTCCTCGGTGCATCTCAGCCTGCCACCGGCGCCAAGCGCTCCAGCAACCGGGCTGCCCTCCGCGAATACTACAACCTCCGTGCAGCAGCTGCGTCTGGCTCTTCTCCTACAACTCCGCGCATCATCGAGGCGTCTGATTCGGAGGTCCCTGCAAGCGAGATCGACGCGCCAGACTTCAACTTAGACGAGTACCTCCACAGGGTCGTCGCAGAGAGCAGCCTGCAGGACCTGTTGAAGCTATACACCAGAGTGCTGGGCGAAGTCAGGGCGTTGGatgcagagaagaaagcacTTGTATACGACAACTACAGCAAACTCATCACTGCAACGGAGACAATTCGAAAAGTACGTACTGCACGATGTGGCATGAGCTTGTAAGAATTACAGCAGCTAATCAATTCGCCTTCCTTTGGTATCTAGATGCGAGCTAGCATGGATCCCCTGAATCCCATGGCCACAACACTCGACCCAGCCATCGCACACATCTACAGCCAAGCCTCAGCAATACAAGAATCAATGCGGAAATCGGTGCCGTCCCCCGATTCAGACGAGGGCAAGGCCCGGgaagcacagcagcaacgcCAAAGGACGAGACAGTTGGCCATTGAAGTGCTTGCAACCCCGGAGCGGCTACAAGCACTGGTGAAGGAGGGCAAGTTTGAAGAGGCGAGACGACAGTGGGAGATGCCAAGGAAATTACTAGAAGCTTGGAAGCAGAAGGGAGTTGGCGGAGATGACGTACAGGCATGCATTAACGAGGGCGATGCAGCCATTGCCTTGACGCGAACGAAGTCTCCAGCGCCGGAAGGGAGGGCACCAAATGATGGGCGGCGATATGGCCCATTGCACTCTAACACGCCACCTGCCATGAAGCAATGATTGCCCGGTCGTTTTTAAATCTATGCAACGAACCCAGTCTATCTGACGCTGTATATCGAAATCCCCTATACCACAACCACCAGGGGGGAGTGGTCTTAATCCTCTTCCAAGGTACTCACATCCAGTATCCTAAATGGATCCGAGTCAAACTCGCTCAATAATACCTCTGCCTCCGGCTCAACTTCTTTCAGAAGTGCCTCCAAGCTCGGTTTCAACACCTCTCGAAGGTAGCCCCTCTCTGAGTTGCTGTGGAACACCTGGATCAGGGTTTTACCCTGTTGAATGGCCCTGAGAGCAGAATGATGACTCGTCTCACCCATGACGAGCAAATCTACGTCTGCCGACTTGAGGACGTCATATCCGCTTCCAGCACAGACACCAAAACTACGCACGGTAGTGGATTTGATGTCGGCGCCAACGGGAGAAGCAACCATGATGTGCTTCAGCCCTCCTAGCTTGAGGGCTACTCTCTTGATAATTTCGGCCAGAGACACACCGCCGTTCTCAAATCGCCCTATGCTACCATATCCGGCCGGAGAATGGGTTTCAGGGGCCGTGGCGCAGGGAATAGCGACGGAGCGAGTGCTCTTGTGAGGGCCCGAAACAATATCGGCGAGCCATGTGTTAAGGCCCTTTGGTGCGGCGTCCACAGCGGTATGTGGACAGTAGACTGCGATACCAGCTTTCACGAGCTGTAATAAGGTAGCTTGCTGAGGGTCGTTGTTTGTAATAGACTTGAGGccggagaagatgaaggggtCTGGATATAGACGGCGTGCGGAGAGCGTATTAGCATGAGTGATGGATATATATCGAAGAACCTGATGAGACAGGAGAATAAGAGAATAATCATACGGTAACTGACAATGACGCTGACGCCCTGACCAATGGCATCAACAGCGACCTGGAAAGTGAGATCGTTTGTCACCATAACCGTCGGCTGGCGCTTCTTTGTGTCGTCAGAGTTGTCGATCAGCAATCCAACATTGTCCCATTTTCGATCGGCAAGCTCCTCCGGATAACTGCGGTCTCAATTGTCAGAGGAACCACTCTCAATAACAAGCTaagagatggcgatgacgctCGTGTCAACGTACAGCGTCCTCATGGCGTCTACGACCTGCTGTGTAAACTTGGACGGCTCAGCCTGCCATGCGCCCCATGCGCCAACGCCGTCGGAGTAATCAGTCATGATGTTGTTATCGAAGTTCTTGCTCGTGGTGGAAATGGTTCGCCGCGATGGAGGACTGGTCGAAGAGACGATGACGCTGGAGTGTCGCCGAGGGACTGCgattgagagagaagcaagCTGCGACGATGCTAAGCGGGGAGACGCTGTTCGGAGTGCTGGCGATAAACTGTTGCGAAGGAGTCTCGCCAGTACCATGGCAAGTCTTGCGATAATAGGATatgtcgaagaagaagaataagaagagaagaggacgatAAGAGGATTGATGCACGCAAATATCCAGACAAGTCAGGCTATTGGCCGAAATCAGCCCCTCCACCTCCAAAGAAGCTCAGCTaagcttcttcctcccccACCACGAGACGGAAGCCCAGCAAATCAGAGCTCCAATAATGATTTCATACCGTTCCAAAGCAGCCAAAATACTGTATCGAGACACTGTCATTTTTATACAAACTGCTActaaccccccccccctcccacGATCTATTATCTAATCAATCAGATCGCCAGTAATTCTGCATTACGTCCGATTGTCGCAAGGCTGCCTGCTGCCTCGTCCTTCTCCATACACTCTCACACAACCACACATCAAACAAACACATACAACAATCCATGGCCTCAATAACAGAAGCCTCCCTCCGCGAGGCCATCACCCAGCGCCTCGGCGCAATCCACGTCGAAGTCACTGACATGTCCGGTACGTCGCATTACCAAGCATCTCCAACCCTTGGCAAAAACGCCCTTTCAGCTATAGCCAAattgcaaaaagaaaaagaaaaaaaaaaaaatctttcaaATACTAATCAAGCGTTCCACAACAAAACAGGTGGCTGCGGCCAAGCCTTCACCTCCCTCATCGTCTCCCCCCAATTCCAAGACCTCAAGTCCCTCAAGCGGCACCGCCTCGTCAACACCGCGCTCaaggaggagattgccgCCATCCACGCCTGGACGGCCAAGTGCCAGACGCCCGCCGAGTGGGACAAGGAGAGGGACACTGCGGCGCCGTCGCTGGATGGGACGGTGGGGGACATGTCGAGGGGACGAATCAGTGAACAAGCAAGGGGAAATCGCACAAAGGAGGATTGAGACGAATTACTTCTGATGGCGGAAATTTCAAGACATGAGATCGACATCACtgggcggagaagaagatggggtGGACGATATGGGCGCGAAGATAGTATATACCCGAGAAAAGAGGCGCTTCAGCATAACAGCACCAGATCATGGCGGTCGCATCGGTGCTTCACGACTTGGTTATCTCTTGGATAATGCAGCATAGGATACTATGTAGCCCTGCTATAGCAAAGGGCACCCAACAGAGCGGCATAGAGAGTAATAACtcgagagggaaaaaaaaatatatctttatggcttatatatatatatatatcaagaGTTCAAATCATCAAATATGCTTCacttattaactactatattCCCAGCAGCCCAAAGACCCTCCCTCCATTCTTTGCCCTGCTTCAACACCTCCCATAATCcctgttcctttttctcttcttccccttttgtCCAGAGTCCCTGCTTGTACATGTaacagaaaaagagcatTGTATGCAATCTACAACAGACCCAGAAGGTCATCGCTATCCTTCTTAGGCTGCGAGACGCTCTGCGCATTGTGTAGCTGCATGGCCGCTGGCAGTGGCTCGCTGGTAGTCGCACCTCCAAAGTTGAGCCCCTCAAATCCGTTCATTAAATCGTTCATGCCACctgcaggagcagcagctggtgctGCACTGCCACCCGCGGGAGGGGCATCAAACATGCTCATCATATCAGCCATACCGCCCGTGGCTGGGCTCTGCATCCGGTCAGGGGTTCCTGTTGCGCTGTTTTGCTCGTGAGAGGCCGGGGCCGCGCCGTCAAAGTCGATATCAAGCAGATTCTCAATGTTGTTCTGAG
It encodes:
- a CDS encoding uncharacterized protein (EggNog:ENOG41), with the translated sequence MASITEASLREAITQRLGAIHVEVTDMSGGCGQAFTSLIVSPQFQDLKSLKRHRLVNTALKEEIAAIHAWTAKCQTPAEWDKERDTAAPSLDGTVGDMSRGRISEQARGNRTKED
- a CDS encoding uncharacterized protein (EggNog:ENOG41~BUSCO:EOG092D3M5I), yielding MVLARLLRNSLSPALRTASPRLASSQLASLSIAVPRRHSSVIVSSTSPPSRRTISTTSKNFDNNIMTDYSDGVGAWGAWQAEPSKFTQQVVDAMRTLYPEELADRKWDNVGLLIDNSDDTKKRQPTVMVTNDLTFQVAVDAIGQGVSVIVSYHPFIFSGLKSITNNDPQQATLLQLVKAGIAVYCPHTAVDAAPKGLNTWLADIVSGPHKSTRSVAIPCATAPETHSPAGYGSIGRFENGGVSLAEIIKRVALKLGGLKHIMVASPVGADIKSTTVRSFGVCAGSGYDVLKSADVDLLVMGETSHHSALRAIQQGKTLIQVFHSNSERGYLREVLKPSLEALLKEVEPEAEVLLSEFDSDPFRILDVSTLEED